The following are encoded in a window of Ignicoccus islandicus DSM 13165 genomic DNA:
- the infB gene encoding translation initiation factor IF-2, translating to MSEKRLRQPIVAVLGHVDHGKTTLLDRIRGTTVAMKEPGKITQHVGASLVPTEVIEKVTEPLKKLIPTVKLELPGLLFIDTPGHSIFSNLRKRGGAVADLAILVVDVMEGFQPQTIEAVEILKQRKVPFIVAANKIDKIPGWKSIENVPFLVSVRHQDKSVVEYLDNRIYEIMGSLAELGFDSDRFDRVKDYTRQLAIVPVSAKTGEGIPELLALLAGLAQRYMKGRLKYVEGPAKGVVMEVKEEPGYGTTLDTIIYDGIIRQGDVIVVGSLEGPIVTKVRALLLPEPLQEIRATKKFRVVDEVSAAAGVKIVAPNLENAVAGAPVFVVSDESQLEKVKEEVMKEIEDVLIETDKEGVVVKADTLGTLEALVQFLKSKDIPVRMAKVGPVTKRDVMEAMVSKRMNKEYGVILAFNVKVLPEAKELAEKEDIKIFVHDVIYKLIEDFENWVKELREQEKRKELEQLVRPGKLRILPGFVFRRSDPVIVGIEVLGGTLMPGYPLMKESGEKVGKILQIQDKGKSVKEVKAGQQVAISIKGRVMVGRHLFEGDVLYTDVPSSHAKLWLTKYKNELSEDERYVLNEIIKIKRKTDPLYGLAVGT from the coding sequence ATGAGCGAGAAGAGACTAAGGCAACCTATAGTCGCCGTCTTGGGACACGTCGACCACGGCAAGACTACTCTCTTAGACCGCATTCGAGGTACCACAGTTGCTATGAAAGAACCAGGCAAAATAACTCAGCACGTAGGCGCCAGTCTAGTACCTACGGAAGTTATTGAAAAAGTCACGGAACCCCTTAAGAAACTAATACCAACCGTAAAATTAGAACTACCTGGCCTCTTGTTTATCGACACTCCGGGTCACAGTATATTTAGTAACTTAAGGAAGAGAGGAGGAGCAGTAGCAGATTTAGCAATACTCGTGGTCGACGTGATGGAGGGCTTCCAACCACAAACGATTGAAGCAGTAGAGATATTAAAGCAAAGAAAAGTCCCGTTCATTGTTGCAGCTAATAAAATAGATAAGATACCTGGTTGGAAGAGTATTGAAAACGTGCCTTTCCTAGTAAGCGTGAGGCATCAGGATAAATCCGTTGTTGAATATCTAGATAATAGGATATATGAGATAATGGGAAGTTTGGCTGAATTAGGTTTCGATAGCGATAGATTCGATAGAGTTAAGGATTACACTAGGCAATTAGCCATAGTTCCAGTATCTGCTAAGACAGGCGAAGGTATACCGGAACTTCTAGCGCTTCTCGCGGGTCTAGCACAGAGGTATATGAAGGGACGTCTAAAGTACGTTGAAGGACCAGCTAAAGGCGTAGTAATGGAAGTAAAGGAGGAGCCCGGTTACGGAACAACTCTAGATACAATAATTTACGATGGGATAATACGTCAAGGTGACGTTATTGTAGTTGGGAGCTTAGAAGGGCCAATTGTAACTAAGGTCAGAGCTCTGTTATTACCTGAACCTCTACAAGAGATTAGAGCAACTAAGAAATTTAGAGTTGTGGACGAGGTTTCAGCAGCTGCAGGAGTTAAAATAGTGGCGCCAAACTTGGAGAATGCAGTAGCTGGTGCGCCGGTATTTGTAGTTTCTGACGAGAGTCAATTAGAGAAGGTTAAGGAGGAGGTTATGAAAGAAATAGAAGATGTCCTTATCGAAACCGATAAGGAAGGCGTTGTTGTGAAAGCAGACACGTTAGGGACCCTTGAAGCCCTAGTCCAATTCTTGAAGTCTAAGGACATACCCGTGAGAATGGCGAAAGTGGGTCCAGTTACTAAAAGGGATGTGATGGAAGCAATGGTTTCGAAAAGAATGAATAAAGAGTATGGTGTTATATTAGCATTTAATGTGAAAGTATTGCCCGAAGCGAAAGAACTTGCAGAGAAAGAAGATATTAAGATCTTCGTACATGATGTAATCTATAAGTTAATAGAAGACTTCGAGAATTGGGTCAAAGAACTACGAGAACAAGAAAAGAGAAAGGAGTTGGAGCAATTAGTTCGACCAGGAAAATTGAGGATCCTACCTGGGTTTGTGTTCAGAAGGAGCGATCCCGTCATTGTTGGTATTGAAGTCTTAGGAGGAACTCTAATGCCGGGTTATCCTCTAATGAAGGAAAGCGGTGAAAAGGTGGGTAAGATTCTACAAATACAAGATAAAGGCAAATCAGTGAAAGAGGTAAAAGCAGGTCAACAAGTAGCCATCTCTATTAAAGGACGAGTTATGGTTGGCAGGCACTTATTCGAAGGCGATGTTTTGTATACAGATGTACCTTCGTCCCATGCTAAACTATGGCTCACAAAGTATAAAAATGAGCTAAGCGAGGACGAACGCTACGTTTTAAACGAAATAATAAAGATTAAGAGAAAGACGGATCCGCTATATGGTTTAGCCGTTGGAACTTGA
- the trpD gene encoding anthranilate phosphoribosyltransferase, with translation MEFKEVLETLLKGNNLPLEEAYEIAMKITKNEIDDILKSAILVALRCKGEKYTEIAGFAKALRDLAVKVGPFPEALDTAGTGGDNASLYNVSTATALLLAAMGYKVVKHGNRSISGTSGSADLLESLGYKINLTPEEVKIALNSSNFAFIFAPLYHPAMKNVMPVRKKLGIRTIFNLIGPLSNPASPGYQVVGVAEEWMLQPISEALTQFNVERAAVIHGFPGIDEVSPIASTEVVLVNKGDITKTVIDVKDFGIRPLESLDPLRVKSVEESKEKVLRALSGNEPEFTFLLVNASLALHVVSGIDIKDAASSIKEFVDSVDVIEKVRRIVEASGGTPTF, from the coding sequence ATGGAATTTAAAGAAGTTCTAGAGACTCTCTTGAAAGGTAACAATCTCCCTCTCGAGGAAGCGTATGAAATAGCAATGAAAATCACTAAGAACGAGATAGACGATATATTGAAGTCGGCGATATTGGTTGCATTAAGATGTAAGGGAGAAAAATATACCGAGATAGCAGGCTTTGCTAAAGCACTGAGAGATCTGGCGGTTAAAGTGGGTCCATTCCCGGAGGCATTAGACACAGCCGGTACTGGTGGCGACAATGCATCTTTATATAATGTTAGTACGGCAACTGCCCTTCTTCTAGCCGCTATGGGTTACAAAGTTGTAAAACATGGCAATAGAAGTATTTCCGGAACCAGTGGTAGTGCCGATTTGTTGGAGAGCCTAGGTTATAAAATAAATCTCACACCAGAGGAAGTTAAGATAGCATTAAATAGTAGCAATTTCGCATTCATTTTCGCTCCTCTATATCATCCAGCAATGAAGAACGTGATGCCAGTTAGAAAGAAACTTGGTATAAGAACCATATTTAATCTAATTGGTCCTCTCTCGAATCCAGCCTCGCCTGGATATCAAGTAGTTGGAGTAGCAGAAGAGTGGATGTTGCAACCAATTTCAGAAGCCCTTACTCAATTTAACGTTGAAAGAGCAGCAGTCATTCATGGTTTCCCTGGTATAGATGAGGTTTCGCCAATTGCGTCAACTGAGGTTGTTCTCGTTAACAAGGGCGATATTACAAAGACCGTTATTGATGTGAAGGATTTCGGCATTAGGCCTTTGGAATCCTTGGATCCGTTAAGGGTTAAGAGTGTGGAGGAGTCCAAGGAAAAGGTACTGAGGGCCCTCAGCGGAAATGAACCCGAATTTACGTTCTTATTGGTAAATGCTTCATTGGCGCTTCACGTTGTGAGTGGTATAGATATTAAAGACGCTGCCAGTAGCATTAAGGAATTCGTAGATTCCGTGGACGTAATCGAAAAGGTAAGGAGAATAGTAGAAGCTTCTGGAGGAACCCCCACCTTCTGA
- a CDS encoding hydantoinase B/oxoprolinase family protein, producing MDELKVGIVQKTLSYISEEMGVVLRNSSSSPNIRERLDFSCAIFDSHGRVVAEAEHIPVHLGSMAWASKKLIEAYESLGLGSGDVLMTNDPYLTGTHLNDVTMVSRYSDFYIAVKAHYVDIGGPKAGSLNPFAKYLYEEGIVIKPIRAASNWVLSKEATNLARSVRNPRLFVADVNAQLSSIRWGYMQLKEFIEKKTLDFIKSAIDSYIEITRESYAQTLIPLAGTHGSSEIPLELPNLDIAHIRLSVKIDTEKVFFDFTESDDEVDYNLNAVEGISYAAASFFIKSFFGAQKDVNQGLYDVIHVKTRKGSILNPNYPRAVGAGNLETSQRILQSIILAFSKITDEVPSLGPGTMSNLIISYKDRTYYETNGGGGSATKWEDGENGVQWGMTNTLNTPIEVIESELPILFTEYGIRRNSGGKGRRKGGDGIVREFESLDDITVITLLSQTRFPSYGIGGTNGSPGRIVVYRSGSEVVQTNGYLELNLKKGDRVRLETPGAGGHK from the coding sequence ATGGATGAGCTTAAAGTTGGTATAGTACAAAAAACACTTTCCTACATATCAGAAGAAATGGGAGTAGTCCTAAGAAACTCGTCTTCATCTCCAAACATAAGAGAAAGACTAGACTTCTCTTGTGCTATATTTGACTCTCACGGAAGAGTTGTCGCAGAGGCTGAACACATTCCCGTACACTTAGGTAGCATGGCATGGGCCTCTAAGAAGCTCATAGAAGCATACGAATCTTTAGGCCTAGGTTCTGGAGACGTGCTTATGACTAATGACCCTTATCTTACTGGAACCCATTTAAATGACGTTACAATGGTGTCGCGATATAGTGATTTCTATATAGCTGTGAAAGCACATTACGTGGACATAGGAGGGCCCAAAGCCGGTTCATTAAATCCTTTCGCCAAGTACTTATACGAAGAAGGCATAGTTATAAAACCAATTAGGGCAGCATCCAACTGGGTCCTCTCTAAAGAAGCTACTAATTTAGCAAGGTCAGTTAGAAATCCTCGACTTTTCGTAGCTGACGTTAATGCCCAATTGTCATCTATACGTTGGGGCTACATGCAATTAAAAGAGTTCATTGAAAAGAAGACCCTGGATTTCATAAAAAGCGCCATAGATAGCTATATAGAGATTACTAGGGAAAGCTATGCCCAAACATTAATACCTTTAGCAGGAACCCATGGATCCTCTGAAATACCATTGGAGCTACCTAACTTAGATATTGCTCATATACGTCTTAGCGTAAAAATAGATACAGAAAAGGTGTTCTTCGATTTTACAGAGAGTGATGACGAAGTTGATTACAATCTTAACGCTGTAGAGGGAATATCTTATGCTGCGGCTTCTTTCTTCATTAAATCATTTTTCGGGGCACAAAAGGACGTTAATCAAGGCCTATATGATGTGATACATGTAAAAACTCGAAAGGGTAGTATACTAAATCCTAACTATCCACGGGCAGTTGGTGCCGGTAACCTAGAAACATCTCAGAGAATCTTGCAAAGTATTATTCTAGCGTTTTCCAAAATAACTGATGAAGTACCATCTTTAGGTCCTGGGACAATGTCTAACCTCATCATATCCTATAAAGATAGGACATATTACGAAACCAATGGTGGCGGTGGGTCAGCCACCAAGTGGGAAGATGGTGAAAACGGCGTACAGTGGGGAATGACTAACACATTAAACACACCTATCGAAGTAATAGAATCAGAGTTACCTATACTATTTACAGAATATGGCATTCGACGTAACAGTGGTGGTAAAGGAAGAAGGAAGGGAGGAGACGGAATAGTAAGGGAGTTTGAATCGCTAGATGATATAACTGTAATTACCCTATTGTCACAAACTCGATTCCCTTCTTACGGCATAGGTGGTACGAACGGTAGTCCTGGTAGGATAGTTGTTTACAGAAGTGGAAGCGAAGTTGTACAAACAAACGGATATCTCGAACTTAACCTAAAGAAAGGAGATAGAGTTCGTCTAGAAACACCCGGGGCTGGGGGCCATAAGTAG
- a CDS encoding MGMT family protein → MGTLDKTTKRELLEVILNLVPIGKVVTYSDLANILNTHPRAIAKMLASNEKLIVVPCHRVVPKDLDVGGYKLGREFKKRLLELEGVRFCKMKICNESLIKLSDILL, encoded by the coding sequence GTGGGAACCTTAGATAAAACTACGAAACGGGAGTTACTAGAAGTAATCCTCAATTTAGTACCCATAGGTAAAGTCGTAACGTATTCAGACCTAGCCAATATTTTGAATACACATCCTAGAGCGATCGCGAAAATGTTAGCATCCAATGAAAAACTGATAGTAGTGCCATGTCATAGAGTTGTTCCAAAAGACTTAGACGTAGGTGGTTACAAACTCGGAAGAGAGTTCAAAAAGAGGTTACTGGAGTTGGAAGGCGTTAGGTTCTGTAAGATGAAAATATGCAATGAATCTCTTATAAAATTGAGTGATATACTACTCTAG
- the gatD gene encoding Glu-tRNA(Gln) amidotransferase subunit GatD, giving the protein MEIRREKILNVGNEIEPLTYVKVVRKDGLEVSGLVLPLARSDDTIVIKLDNGYNIGIKKENIERIEVLGKYEKKVSHRESKRVERRPGFPLVKIIGTGGTIASKIDYETGAVKPYLSANELIEDIPEIKEIADLETEQLLDILSENMKPKNWERIALEVHKELLRDDVKGIIVAHGTDTMSYTAAAISFAIQELNKPVVFVGAQRSSDRPSSDAAFNLLAATLVAARAPFAEVVITMHGETGDTYAVVHRATRTRKMHSTRRDAFKSICSKPIALVWPWIYELKVIEKDLRKRSNSIPRLLNKFDERAFLVKMFPGMKSDIFDIIKERGYKGIIIEGTGMGHISEDLLSTIRNLIKDGIFVGMTTQCIYGTTNLNVYATGRKLLEVGVTPLGDMLSETALVKLMWVLGNFGDDIEVVKRKMLEPIAGEISSRRTLDLF; this is encoded by the coding sequence ATGGAAATACGGCGGGAGAAGATTTTGAACGTGGGTAATGAAATAGAACCTTTAACTTACGTGAAAGTAGTAAGAAAAGACGGTTTAGAGGTTAGTGGCCTAGTATTACCACTTGCAAGAAGCGATGACACCATAGTAATTAAGTTAGATAATGGTTACAACATAGGTATAAAGAAAGAAAATATCGAAAGGATAGAGGTACTTGGAAAGTATGAGAAGAAAGTTTCACACCGAGAAAGTAAGAGGGTCGAAAGGAGACCTGGATTCCCTTTAGTAAAAATAATTGGGACTGGCGGAACAATTGCATCGAAGATAGATTACGAAACTGGTGCAGTTAAACCTTACCTAAGCGCCAATGAGCTCATTGAAGATATTCCGGAAATAAAAGAAATAGCTGATCTAGAAACTGAACAACTATTAGATATACTTTCAGAGAACATGAAACCGAAAAATTGGGAAAGGATAGCATTAGAAGTGCATAAGGAACTGTTAAGGGACGATGTTAAAGGGATAATTGTAGCTCATGGCACTGATACTATGAGCTATACAGCGGCTGCCATCTCTTTTGCCATTCAAGAGTTGAATAAACCAGTAGTGTTCGTAGGAGCCCAGAGGTCTTCTGACAGACCTTCGAGTGATGCTGCCTTCAACTTACTTGCAGCCACCCTAGTCGCTGCAAGGGCTCCGTTTGCAGAGGTCGTCATTACAATGCACGGTGAGACCGGTGACACGTACGCCGTCGTTCATCGAGCCACGAGGACACGAAAAATGCACTCCACGCGAAGAGATGCATTTAAGAGTATATGCTCCAAGCCCATAGCGCTCGTTTGGCCTTGGATCTATGAGTTAAAGGTCATAGAAAAAGATCTTAGAAAGAGGTCTAATTCTATTCCTAGATTACTTAACAAATTCGATGAACGCGCCTTCTTAGTCAAAATGTTCCCTGGAATGAAAAGCGACATTTTTGATATAATTAAAGAAAGAGGTTATAAGGGTATAATAATAGAAGGTACTGGTATGGGTCATATCTCTGAAGATCTACTTAGTACGATCAGGAATCTCATTAAAGATGGTATTTTCGTAGGTATGACTACTCAATGCATTTACGGTACCACGAACCTAAACGTATATGCAACGGGGAGGAAGCTCTTAGAGGTTGGAGTAACGCCTTTAGGTGATATGCTATCTGAAACAGCATTAGTCAAGCTCATGTGGGTATTAGGAAACTTCGGAGACGACATAGAGGTCGTAAAGAGGAAAATGTTAGAACCAATAGCAGGCGAAATTTCATCGAGACGAACATTAGATTTGTTTTAG
- a CDS encoding aldehyde ferredoxin oxidoreductase family protein, translating into MTEFTLLRINLSSGKSKDEKVDEKTLRKFLGGRGLGTYLALKEIPRNADALGPENKLFIMSGPVTGTAEGFEAGRTHVVAKSPLTGLIGESNMGGRFAPWMRFSGYDGLIIEGKSEEPVWISIVNSEITIHSAKDIWGRGTHYTEHYIRKKLGVTPKEGAVLAIGPAGENKVRLANIIHAGGRAAGRTGLGAVMGSKNLKAIYVYGERKPEIVDKERFEKGVKLLKEKIGNHPVRKALNNYGTAVLVNIINEIGALPTKNWTKGTFEKAEEISGEKMAEKYLVKSRGCWGCQIECGRLVKTYSPEWGVPEGSKGPEYETIFAIGSNLELSNLEAIIRLNHVLNDVGMDTIEFGNTVAVLMELYERAQKGELPQDKAEELFKLLDGLRPIWGTPNPVLELIYKVATRDGIGEYMAEGAKRLAERFGCNCVAEARGMSLPAYDPRAIKSMALAYATANRGGCHLRAYAVSFEVLGIPKKTDPLEVNVEKAKMVKEQQDFFAAIDSMIVCKFNTFMTPSPEDYVDLLAGVTGWDVTAEEIMKIGERIYNVERLFNVREGDPGDYLSRRLIEEKLPDGPAAGHTAKDALEVMLPAYYEYRKWENGIPSKEILRELDLQEFEYIIA; encoded by the coding sequence GTGACCGAGTTCACCCTTTTACGAATAAACTTAAGCTCCGGTAAGTCTAAAGACGAGAAGGTTGATGAGAAGACTTTGAGAAAGTTCTTGGGAGGTAGAGGTCTCGGAACCTATTTGGCACTTAAGGAAATACCTAGGAACGCTGATGCTTTAGGTCCAGAAAACAAACTCTTCATTATGTCTGGACCTGTAACTGGAACTGCTGAAGGTTTCGAAGCTGGTCGAACCCACGTAGTGGCCAAGAGCCCCCTTACGGGACTTATTGGAGAAAGTAACATGGGCGGTAGGTTCGCTCCATGGATGAGGTTCTCTGGATATGATGGTCTAATTATAGAAGGTAAAAGCGAGGAACCAGTTTGGATAAGTATAGTAAATTCCGAGATTACCATCCACAGTGCAAAGGATATTTGGGGGCGGGGAACTCATTATACCGAACACTATATCAGGAAGAAACTAGGCGTAACGCCGAAAGAAGGTGCTGTTCTAGCAATAGGACCAGCAGGTGAAAATAAAGTTAGATTAGCTAACATAATTCATGCTGGTGGACGTGCTGCCGGAAGAACTGGTCTAGGCGCCGTAATGGGTTCTAAAAACTTGAAGGCGATTTACGTATACGGAGAAAGGAAGCCCGAAATAGTTGACAAGGAGAGGTTCGAAAAAGGCGTCAAACTTCTAAAGGAAAAGATAGGCAACCATCCAGTAAGGAAGGCTCTGAACAATTACGGAACTGCGGTTTTAGTTAATATAATCAATGAAATAGGTGCATTACCTACTAAGAACTGGACTAAGGGTACTTTCGAAAAGGCTGAAGAGATAAGCGGTGAAAAAATGGCTGAGAAGTACTTGGTTAAAAGCAGGGGATGTTGGGGTTGTCAAATCGAATGTGGTCGATTGGTCAAAACCTACTCGCCGGAATGGGGTGTACCTGAGGGATCCAAAGGTCCTGAGTACGAAACTATATTTGCAATAGGATCCAATTTAGAGCTTTCAAACTTAGAAGCAATAATTAGACTTAACCATGTTCTAAACGACGTTGGTATGGATACAATAGAATTCGGTAACACCGTAGCTGTCTTAATGGAACTCTACGAAAGGGCACAGAAGGGCGAGCTACCCCAAGATAAGGCGGAGGAACTATTTAAATTACTCGATGGTCTTAGGCCAATCTGGGGCACACCAAATCCGGTCCTTGAACTTATCTACAAGGTAGCTACAAGAGACGGAATTGGCGAATACATGGCAGAAGGAGCGAAAAGGTTAGCTGAGAGATTTGGATGCAATTGCGTTGCGGAGGCCAGGGGCATGAGTTTACCAGCGTATGATCCTAGAGCTATAAAGTCTATGGCATTAGCCTATGCAACGGCAAACAGGGGAGGTTGTCATCTCAGGGCGTACGCCGTGAGCTTTGAAGTCCTAGGTATTCCTAAGAAAACTGATCCGCTAGAGGTCAACGTAGAGAAGGCTAAAATGGTTAAGGAACAACAAGACTTCTTTGCAGCGATAGATAGTATGATAGTATGTAAGTTCAACACATTCATGACACCGTCTCCCGAGGACTACGTTGACCTATTGGCCGGTGTGACCGGATGGGACGTAACAGCGGAAGAGATAATGAAGATAGGAGAGAGAATCTACAACGTAGAGAGGCTGTTTAACGTACGTGAAGGCGATCCCGGTGATTACTTAAGCAGAAGGTTGATAGAAGAGAAGCTACCCGATGGCCCGGCTGCGGGTCACACTGCAAAGGACGCTCTAGAAGTAATGCTCCCGGCTTACTATGAGTATAGAAAATGGGAGAACGGAATCCCATCAAAGGAAATATTAAGAGAGCTAGACTTACAAGAGTTCGAATACATAATTGCTTGA
- a CDS encoding 30S ribosomal protein S26e, translated as MPKKRENRGRHKGDKGRSGVIQCDNCGRLIPADKAICVTKWYSPVDPQLARELEKKGAIIPKYKLTKCYCVSCAVHYGLVKVRPEHERKRRGLY; from the coding sequence GTGCCAAAGAAGAGGGAAAACAGGGGGCGTCACAAGGGAGACAAAGGCAGAAGTGGTGTTATTCAATGCGACAATTGCGGGAGGTTAATACCAGCCGATAAAGCAATCTGTGTAACCAAGTGGTATAGCCCAGTCGATCCTCAGCTCGCAAGGGAACTTGAAAAGAAGGGCGCAATAATACCAAAGTATAAACTAACTAAATGTTATTGCGTAAGCTGCGCTGTACACTATGGTTTAGTGAAGGTTAGACCTGAGCACGAAAGGAAGAGAAGGGGACTCTACTAA
- a CDS encoding Lrp/AsnC family transcriptional regulator, whose protein sequence is MKIDLNTAKILNELQYNFPLTPTPFRDIAYNLGISEDYVLKIVRNLMEHKIIKRIGFTVNYKSQGKVAALVGVKVSSREDIERLRMELLNNQEVTHNYLRDDPDFQVWFTIKAPSFEILKNDVAELLENKLKLSDYVILPSKRVCKVSVRYDLIKGIGWSKPTEQPNDVPKPEEIGIPPTLPREVSRLKPVSRPYLEIAKKYGLSEEELLNIVRLMLEKGILRNPGASVDGDKIGFKYNVMTVLNVDDTEYACKFLKDEVWEASHIVERIVPERWPYPVYFVLHAMKKDVVEEVINNVIRHLKPISYRKLYSIENLKPGVAR, encoded by the coding sequence ATGAAGATAGACCTTAATACGGCGAAAATACTGAATGAGCTTCAATACAACTTTCCCCTAACCCCAACTCCATTTCGCGATATAGCGTATAATCTAGGTATAAGTGAAGATTACGTTCTAAAAATTGTGAGAAATCTAATGGAACATAAGATAATTAAGAGGATAGGATTTACCGTAAACTACAAGTCACAAGGTAAGGTCGCGGCTTTAGTGGGCGTTAAAGTCTCTTCAAGGGAAGACATTGAGAGGTTGAGAATGGAACTTTTGAATAATCAAGAAGTTACCCATAATTACCTTAGGGACGATCCTGACTTCCAAGTATGGTTTACAATTAAAGCCCCAAGTTTTGAAATATTAAAAAATGACGTTGCTGAGCTCCTAGAAAATAAATTGAAACTAAGTGACTACGTCATCTTGCCTAGTAAACGTGTTTGTAAGGTAAGTGTAAGGTACGATCTAATAAAGGGTATAGGTTGGAGTAAGCCGACTGAACAGCCTAATGACGTTCCTAAACCAGAAGAAATAGGTATACCGCCAACGCTCCCTCGCGAAGTTTCCAGACTAAAACCCGTCTCAAGACCTTACTTGGAGATTGCTAAGAAATATGGATTGTCAGAGGAGGAATTATTGAATATAGTGAGGCTGATGCTTGAGAAGGGTATACTAAGAAACCCTGGTGCAAGCGTGGATGGTGATAAAATCGGTTTTAAATACAACGTAATGACTGTTCTAAATGTAGACGATACCGAATATGCATGCAAATTCTTAAAGGACGAGGTATGGGAAGCTTCACATATTGTTGAAAGAATAGTTCCCGAGAGATGGCCGTATCCGGTATATTTCGTTTTACATGCGATGAAGAAAGACGTAGTTGAAGAAGTAATAAACAATGTTATCAGGCATCTTAAGCCTATAAGTTACAGAAAACTCTATAGCATAGAAAATCTAAAGCCTGGTGTTGCGCGATAG
- a CDS encoding DUF2795 domain-containing protein, translated as MVHTGISWAAEVLRRLKGVDFPVTKEQLKERLQGLYWRGIPIEKLLEEIEVEQFETPAEVLHYLAEAARKLEYSGQVAPGGRVGISWAAEVLRRLKGVDFPVTKEQLKERLQGLYWRGIPIEKLLEEIEVEQFETPAEVLHYLAEAARKLEEKGFSAATIA; from the coding sequence GTGGTACACACAGGAATTAGCTGGGCAGCTGAAGTTCTAAGGAGGTTAAAGGGCGTTGACTTCCCAGTAACCAAGGAGCAACTAAAGGAGAGGCTTCAAGGCCTCTATTGGAGAGGCATACCTATAGAGAAGCTACTCGAAGAAATCGAGGTAGAGCAATTCGAGACTCCCGCAGAGGTCCTACACTACTTAGCTGAAGCAGCAAGGAAGCTAGAGTACAGCGGTCAAGTAGCTCCAGGCGGAAGGGTTGGAATTAGCTGGGCAGCTGAAGTTCTAAGGAGGTTAAAGGGCGTTGACTTCCCAGTAACCAAGGAGCAACTAAAGGAGAGGCTTCAAGGCCTCTATTGGAGAGGCATACCTATAGAGAAGCTACTCGAAGAAATCGAGGTAGAGCAATTCGAGACTCCCGCAGAGGTCCTACACTACTTAGCTGAAGCAGCAAGGAAGCTAGAGGAGAAGGGTTTCTCGGCTGCCACGATCGCTTAG